One part of the Nostoc sp. PCC 7120 = FACHB-418 genome encodes these proteins:
- a CDS encoding ABC transporter ATP-binding protein, with protein sequence MVNNQSPPLPLLAASGLCKSFGGIKAVQEARIEVAQGSITGLIGPNGAGKTTLFNLLSNFIRPDKGRVIFDGEPIQQLQPHQIAQQGMVRTFQVARTLSRLSVLENMLLAAQKQTGENFWQVQLQPQVVVKEEKQLQEQAMFLLESVGLAKKAYEYAGGLSGGQRKLLEMGRALMTNPKLILLDEPAAGVNPRLIDDICDRILTWNRQDGMTFLIIEHNMDVIMSLCDRVWVLAEGQNLADGTPAEIQTNSQVLEAYLGK encoded by the coding sequence TTGGTAAATAACCAGTCACCCCCACTTCCCCTATTAGCAGCTAGCGGACTTTGCAAGAGTTTTGGCGGTATTAAAGCTGTTCAAGAAGCGAGAATCGAAGTTGCACAAGGCAGTATCACTGGCTTGATTGGCCCCAATGGTGCTGGCAAAACTACCTTATTTAACCTACTTTCAAACTTTATCCGCCCAGATAAAGGACGTGTCATTTTTGATGGCGAACCCATTCAACAGTTACAGCCGCACCAAATCGCCCAACAGGGTATGGTACGGACTTTTCAGGTAGCCCGGACTCTCTCCAGGCTGTCGGTGTTAGAAAATATGCTGCTAGCCGCCCAAAAGCAAACAGGGGAGAATTTTTGGCAGGTACAGTTACAACCCCAGGTAGTTGTTAAGGAAGAGAAGCAGCTGCAAGAACAAGCAATGTTTTTGCTGGAATCGGTGGGTTTGGCTAAGAAAGCTTATGAATATGCTGGTGGCTTGTCTGGAGGACAACGCAAGCTGCTAGAAATGGGTAGGGCTTTGATGACTAATCCCAAATTGATTTTGTTGGATGAACCAGCAGCCGGAGTCAACCCCAGATTAATTGATGATATTTGCGATCGCATCCTCACCTGGAACCGTCAAGATGGGATGACCTTCTTGATTATCGAACATAACATGGATGTGATCATGTCCTTGTGCGATCGTGTTTGGGTACTTGCTGAAGGACAAAATTTAGCTGATGGAACTCCAGCCGAAATCCAAACTAATTCCCAAGTTTTAGAGGCGTATTTAGGCAAATAG
- a CDS encoding branched-chain amino acid ABC transporter permease, whose amino-acid sequence MIEYLIFLAISTATFALFSLGLNLQWGFTGLINFGHIAFMTLGAYTTVLLSLKGVPLFISAIVGAIFAALLGLVIGFATLRLREDYLAIVTIGTGELIRLVVNNQDLPVGDTWVSGAFGVQSYPIPLSTEPNLFFRLLMIGILTLLFAVTVFSLWRWIRNAQKLQLTDATDKTSSKQEIASRFGVGIILGLLATAIYISGVITLYNYIPKAGLMLVSLLVLAFVFWRLEYLVRSPWGRVLKAIREDEEIPKAMGKNVFWYKLQSLMLGGAIAGIAGAFFAWQISAIYPDNFQPQLTFDSWIMVILGGAGNNIGSILGAVIYFAYDAITREVLPKIIPLDEARLGAFRIMCIGLILMVLMIWRPQGILGKKEELTLGK is encoded by the coding sequence ATGATTGAATATTTAATTTTTTTAGCAATTTCTACCGCCACATTTGCCCTGTTTAGCTTGGGACTGAATTTACAGTGGGGTTTTACGGGGTTAATTAATTTTGGTCATATCGCTTTTATGACTTTGGGGGCTTACACTACCGTATTGTTAAGCCTTAAGGGTGTGCCGTTATTTATCTCAGCTATTGTTGGAGCAATTTTCGCCGCTTTGTTGGGATTGGTGATTGGTTTTGCTACTTTGCGTCTGCGGGAAGATTATCTAGCCATTGTCACCATTGGGACGGGAGAATTGATTCGCTTGGTGGTGAATAACCAAGATTTACCTGTAGGTGATACCTGGGTATCTGGAGCGTTTGGTGTCCAGAGTTATCCTATCCCTTTATCCACAGAGCCAAATTTGTTTTTCCGCCTGTTGATGATTGGAATTTTAACGCTGCTGTTTGCTGTGACTGTATTTTCCTTATGGCGCTGGATTCGGAACGCGCAGAAATTACAGCTTACTGATGCGACTGATAAAACAAGTAGCAAGCAAGAAATTGCTTCCCGTTTCGGTGTGGGAATTATTTTAGGGTTACTGGCAACAGCCATTTATATTTCTGGTGTCATTACACTTTATAACTACATCCCGAAAGCCGGTTTAATGCTGGTTTCGCTGTTGGTATTGGCGTTTGTATTTTGGCGGTTGGAATATTTAGTGCGATCGCCTTGGGGTCGTGTGTTAAAAGCTATCCGCGAAGACGAAGAAATACCTAAAGCAATGGGTAAAAATGTCTTTTGGTATAAGCTCCAGTCTCTCATGTTGGGGGGTGCGATCGCTGGTATTGCCGGGGCCTTCTTTGCTTGGCAAATCAGCGCCATTTATCCTGATAATTTCCAGCCACAGCTAACTTTTGACTCTTGGATTATGGTAATTTTAGGGGGCGCTGGTAATAATATCGGCTCAATTTTAGGTGCTGTAATTTACTTCGCTTACGATGCCATTACTCGTGAAGTTTTACCGAAAATTATTCCCCTTGATGAGGCGCGTCTGGGTGCATTCCGCATCATGTGTATTGGTTTAATTTTGATGGTGCTGATGATTTGGCGGCCTCAAGGTATCTTAGGGAAAAAGGAGGAACTCACCCTTGGTAAATAA
- a CDS encoding glucose-6-phosphate isomerase, producing MDAKALWQRYQEWLYFHEGLGLYLDVSRMRFDDAFVKSLLPKFDKAFADMAELEKGAIANPDENRMVGHYWLRNPDLAPTPEIAQEIVQTLEQIEAFAEKIQTGAIHPPKANRFTDIISIGIGGSALGPQFVAEALAPEFPPLKIHFIDNTDPAGIDRILTHLRNHLASTLVLVISKSGGTPEPRNGMIEVKKAYAGQNLDFAQYAVAITSTGSNLDKVAQSEGWLATFPMYDWVGGRTSEMSSVGLVPAALQGIDVRAMLEGAKEMDDATRVPEVKNNPAALLALSWYYSGNGKGEKDMVVLPYKDSLLLFSRYLQQLVMESLGKEKDLDGNTVYQGIAVYGNKGSTDQHAYVQQLREGVPNFFATLIEVLEDRHGASPEIDPGVTSGDYLSGFLLGTRQALYENQRDSITVTIPQVNARTVGALVALYERTVGLYASLVNINAYHQPGVEAGKKAAAVILDLQTKVVGLLQKEKTALSLEQIAEKIGAADQVEAIYKILRHLQANQRGVVFQGNLGQPSSLKISLS from the coding sequence ATGGATGCGAAGGCACTTTGGCAACGATACCAAGAATGGTTATATTTCCACGAGGGATTAGGACTGTATCTAGATGTCAGTCGGATGCGTTTTGATGATGCCTTCGTGAAGTCGTTGCTGCCGAAATTTGACAAAGCATTTGCGGATATGGCGGAATTAGAAAAGGGTGCGATCGCCAATCCTGATGAGAACCGCATGGTGGGACACTATTGGCTGCGGAACCCAGACTTAGCGCCTACACCAGAAATTGCACAAGAAATTGTTCAAACCCTGGAACAAATTGAAGCTTTTGCGGAAAAAATCCAAACAGGTGCTATTCATCCTCCCAAAGCCAACCGCTTCACAGATATTATTTCCATTGGGATTGGTGGTTCGGCCCTGGGCCCCCAGTTTGTCGCTGAAGCCCTCGCCCCTGAATTTCCCCCTCTGAAAATTCACTTTATCGACAATACCGACCCCGCCGGCATTGACAGGATTCTCACACACCTGCGGAATCATCTTGCCAGCACCTTGGTTTTGGTCATCTCCAAATCTGGAGGTACACCAGAACCTCGCAACGGCATGATTGAAGTCAAAAAAGCCTACGCCGGACAAAATTTAGATTTTGCTCAGTATGCAGTAGCTATTACTAGTACTGGTAGCAACCTAGACAAAGTAGCTCAATCTGAAGGCTGGCTAGCAACATTTCCCATGTATGATTGGGTGGGTGGACGTACCTCGGAAATGTCCTCTGTAGGGCTAGTTCCTGCGGCATTACAGGGCATTGATGTCCGTGCCATGCTAGAAGGTGCAAAAGAAATGGATGACGCTACTCGCGTCCCAGAAGTGAAAAATAACCCTGCGGCTTTACTGGCTTTGTCTTGGTACTACTCTGGTAACGGCAAGGGTGAAAAAGACATGGTTGTTTTACCCTATAAGGACAGCTTGCTGTTATTTAGCCGTTATTTGCAACAGCTAGTCATGGAATCTTTGGGTAAAGAAAAAGATTTAGACGGTAATACTGTTTATCAGGGTATCGCCGTTTATGGTAACAAAGGCTCAACAGACCAACACGCTTACGTCCAGCAGTTACGCGAAGGCGTACCAAATTTCTTTGCTACCTTAATCGAAGTTTTGGAAGACCGTCATGGCGCATCTCCAGAAATAGACCCCGGTGTCACATCTGGTGATTATCTGTCTGGTTTTCTGCTAGGAACCCGCCAAGCTTTGTATGAAAATCAGCGCGATTCCATTACAGTGACGATTCCCCAAGTTAACGCCCGTACTGTTGGGGCCTTAGTTGCTTTGTATGAGCGTACTGTTGGTTTATATGCGAGTTTGGTCAACATTAACGCTTACCATCAACCAGGTGTAGAAGCTGGTAAAAAAGCTGCTGCTGTCATTCTGGATCTACAAACAAAAGTAGTAGGATTACTCCAAAAGGAAAAAACCGCCCTTTCTTTAGAGCAAATTGCTGAGAAAATAGGTGCAGCCGACCAAGTTGAAGCAATTTACAAGATTTTACGCCACCTTCAAGCAAATCAACGCGGTGTTGTATTCCAGGGAAATTTGGGACAACCAAGCAGCTTGAAAATTTCCCTTAGCTGA
- a CDS encoding glycerophosphodiester phosphodiesterase family protein, translating to MRHFFGAFLLGMATLTVMPTEQVLAGTLTGQPPIVIGHRGASGYRPEHTLAAYELAIQMGADYIEPDLVATKDGVLVARHENALAILNADGTLNLTDTSTDVFERLQFADRKTTKVIDGRSITGWFTEDFTLAELKTLRAIERIPGIRPQNTQYDRQFEIPTLQEVIDLAKAQSAALGRTIGIYPETKHPTYFDSIGLSMEEILVSVLNANGYVDESAPVYIQSFEVSNLKDLNRLTNVSLVQLISPSGRPYDFVVNGDSRLYRDLITPLGLAEIATYANGIGANKNLIIPRDGRGNLLSPTTLVDDAHAAGLIVHAWTFRNEDVFLPTNLQGNPQEEYKRFYQTGIDGLFSDNPDTAFAVRSTLVPEPGTIFGLGFVPLLGWLFRRRK from the coding sequence ATGCGACATTTCTTTGGAGCATTTTTGCTAGGAATGGCTACACTAACAGTTATGCCAACAGAACAAGTCCTAGCAGGAACCTTAACGGGTCAACCTCCTATTGTTATTGGACACCGGGGAGCTAGCGGTTATCGTCCAGAACACACCTTAGCAGCTTATGAACTAGCTATTCAAATGGGTGCTGACTATATTGAACCTGATTTAGTTGCTACTAAAGATGGTGTTTTAGTCGCCCGTCACGAAAACGCTTTAGCAATCTTGAACGCTGATGGTACGCTCAATCTCACAGATACCAGCACAGATGTTTTTGAGCGTCTACAGTTTGCAGACCGCAAAACCACTAAAGTCATCGATGGACGCTCCATTACAGGCTGGTTTACCGAAGACTTTACCCTAGCTGAATTAAAAACTCTCCGCGCCATAGAGAGAATTCCTGGTATCCGTCCCCAGAATACTCAATATGACAGACAATTTGAAATTCCTACTTTGCAAGAAGTCATCGATTTAGCCAAAGCACAAAGCGCAGCCTTGGGACGGACTATTGGTATTTATCCTGAAACTAAGCACCCGACTTATTTTGATTCCATTGGTTTATCAATGGAAGAAATTTTGGTGAGCGTTTTAAATGCCAATGGATATGTTGATGAAAGTGCGCCAGTTTACATTCAATCATTTGAAGTTAGCAATTTAAAAGACCTCAACCGATTAACTAATGTCTCTTTGGTGCAACTAATTAGTCCCAGTGGAAGACCTTATGATTTTGTAGTTAATGGAGATTCTCGCCTTTACAGGGATTTAATTACACCTTTAGGTTTAGCAGAAATTGCTACCTATGCTAATGGAATAGGAGCCAATAAAAACTTAATTATTCCTAGAGATGGTCGAGGTAATTTATTGTCGCCCACAACCTTAGTTGATGATGCTCACGCAGCCGGCTTAATTGTCCACGCTTGGACTTTTCGCAATGAAGATGTTTTCTTACCAACGAACTTACAAGGAAATCCCCAAGAAGAGTATAAGCGATTTTATCAAACAGGTATAGATGGTTTATTTAGCGATAATCCAGACACAGCTTTTGCTGTGCGCTCTACCTTAGTTCCCGAACCCGGTACAATCTTTGGATTAGGTTTTGTGCCACTTTTAGGATGGTTATTTCGCCGTCGTAAGTAA